One Thermodesulfobacteriota bacterium genomic region harbors:
- a CDS encoding cyclic nucleotide-binding domain-containing protein, whose protein sequence is MQKRIKTILSKHFLFDGLGQKHLDLIVGCASNVKFDTKDFIFREGQEADRFYIIREGRVALESVLAPDREPLTIQILDEDDVLGWSWLFPPYRWRFDAKAIVPTQAIMLDGKFLRKKCEEDHDLGYELMKRFAYVIQQRLQAVRLQNPNMYAVHG, encoded by the coding sequence ATGCAAAAAAGGATTAAAACAATATTGTCGAAGCACTTTTTGTTTGACGGCCTCGGCCAAAAGCACCTCGACCTAATCGTCGGATGCGCCTCTAACGTAAAGTTCGACACCAAGGATTTTATATTTCGGGAAGGCCAGGAAGCCGACCGTTTTTACATAATCCGGGAGGGTAGGGTGGCCCTGGAATCGGTCCTGGCACCGGACAGGGAACCATTAACCATCCAGATTCTGGACGAAGACGACGTGCTGGGCTGGTCTTGGCTCTTTCCACCTTATCGCTGGCGTTTCGACGCCAAAGCTATTGTACCCACTCAGGCTATTATGCTCGATGGAAAATTCCTCCGGAAAAAATGCGAAGAAGACCATGACCTGGGCTACGAGCTGATGAAGCGGTTTGCTTACGTCATCCAGCAGAGGCTTCAAGCGGTAAGGTTGCAAAATCCGAACATGTATGCGGTGCATGGCTGA
- a CDS encoding M23 family metallopeptidase — protein sequence MRGIKKFFYIIIIALVLGTIFYIIPQFEWHSPTVDIKLDTEYVGLRPFDVEIRDRGKGLKKVSIVLADQHGESPLFDKEYDSTVNEEKVQIKLDPKKLGIKGGPAEIRVMAEDRSRLKLFVGNKTTAVKKVTIDVTPPRIEVLSREHYINHGGSGLVIYKSSEDTAKSGVKVGNYFFPGKKGYFQDPEVYMAFFAYPYNLGADENIMVMAEDAAGNSRETSFFYRVKYVPYRKSTLDIGDDFIDRKMVPILGEEYSPGTALKEVFLKVNSDLRKKNDAQIKRIGEKSQGQILWNGAFHQLTNSKVEANFADARTYIYQGEEIDHQYHLGYDLAVTRRYPVEAANDGVVVFAGDLGIYGNAVIIDHGYGLNSLYGHLSTIEVNVGDMIQKKQIIGRTGETGLAAGDHLHYGVYIYGVPVRPVEWWDEKWINDNIMNKINEVKVEFGAGAKQTSTSAGNEPEKAKN from the coding sequence ATGAGAGGAATAAAGAAGTTTTTTTACATAATCATCATTGCGCTGGTCCTCGGGACGATCTTTTACATCATCCCTCAATTTGAATGGCATTCTCCTACCGTCGACATAAAGCTCGACACCGAGTACGTGGGGCTTCGCCCCTTCGACGTGGAGATAAGGGACCGGGGTAAGGGGCTCAAGAAGGTTTCCATCGTCCTTGCCGACCAGCACGGCGAATCCCCTCTTTTTGACAAAGAGTACGATTCAACGGTCAACGAGGAAAAAGTCCAGATAAAGCTCGACCCCAAAAAACTGGGCATAAAGGGAGGCCCGGCCGAAATTAGGGTTATGGCCGAGGACCGGTCCCGCCTCAAGCTTTTTGTGGGAAATAAGACCACGGCAGTCAAGAAGGTGACCATAGATGTCACCCCTCCCCGGATAGAGGTGTTAAGCCGGGAACATTACATAAACCACGGCGGCTCCGGTTTGGTCATTTATAAGTCGTCCGAGGATACGGCTAAGAGCGGGGTCAAGGTCGGGAATTATTTTTTCCCCGGGAAGAAGGGCTACTTTCAGGACCCGGAAGTCTATATGGCCTTTTTTGCCTATCCCTATAACCTGGGCGCTGATGAAAATATAATGGTCATGGCGGAGGATGCGGCGGGTAATTCCAGAGAAACCAGTTTTTTTTACAGGGTGAAATACGTTCCTTACAGAAAAAGCACGCTGGATATAGGAGATGACTTCATCGACCGGAAGATGGTTCCGATACTGGGCGAGGAATACTCGCCGGGTACCGCCTTAAAGGAGGTTTTCCTCAAGGTCAATAGCGACTTGAGAAAGAAGAACGACGCCCAGATCAAGAGAATAGGGGAGAAGTCTCAAGGCCAAATACTTTGGAACGGAGCATTCCATCAACTGACCAACTCTAAGGTGGAGGCTAACTTTGCCGATGCCCGAACGTACATTTATCAGGGCGAGGAAATAGACCATCAGTATCATCTGGGCTACGACCTGGCCGTGACCAGGAGGTATCCGGTGGAGGCGGCTAATGATGGGGTAGTGGTGTTTGCCGGCGACCTGGGGATTTACGGAAACGCAGTCATAATCGACCACGGCTACGGGCTAAATTCCCTTTATGGACACCTTAGTACCATCGAGGTTAACGTCGGAGACATGATCCAAAAAAAGCAGATAATCGGCCGGACCGGCGAAACCGGCTTGGCCGCGGGCGACCATCTGCATTACGGCGTCTATATCTACGGTGTTCCCGTCCGTCCGGTGGAGTGGTGGGATGAGAAGTGGATAAACGATAACATCATGAACAAGATAAACGAGGTGAAGGTTGAGTTTGGTGCAGGGGCAAAACAAACCAGCACCTCAGCTGGCAACGAACCGGAAAAGGCTAAGAATTAA
- the rlmB gene encoding 23S rRNA (guanosine(2251)-2'-O)-methyltransferase RlmB has protein sequence MIIYGKNPVIEALLGMPSKVEEVLISQEGKGERYSEIIKLARENKVKISFLPQKALSKISDTPGHQGVLARIRDFEYAPLDQILGRAKGKGEKPLLLILDHIEDPQNLGAMIRTVNVLGAHGVVIPKDRSASVTPAVIKASAGATSFIPVARVINIVSVMKELKKNGLWIVGADQSAPKAVFEENLGKLDLALVIGSEGKGLGRLVREECDFLVSIPGVGEVSSLNASVAAGIIIYEVMRQRRSIQNISQE, from the coding sequence ATGATTATCTACGGAAAGAATCCGGTGATCGAGGCTCTCTTGGGGATGCCGTCCAAGGTAGAAGAGGTTTTAATCTCTCAAGAGGGAAAAGGGGAAAGGTATTCAGAAATCATAAAACTGGCCCGGGAGAACAAGGTAAAAATCTCGTTCCTACCCCAAAAAGCCTTGTCCAAAATCTCGGACACACCGGGTCATCAAGGGGTCCTAGCCAGGATTCGAGACTTTGAGTACGCGCCTCTTGACCAAATCCTCGGTAGAGCAAAAGGGAAAGGGGAAAAGCCTCTTCTCTTGATACTGGACCACATAGAAGACCCCCAGAATCTCGGGGCGATGATAAGAACGGTCAATGTCCTGGGGGCACACGGCGTTGTAATTCCCAAGGACCGGTCGGCTTCGGTAACCCCTGCCGTGATAAAAGCCTCCGCCGGGGCTACCAGTTTTATTCCGGTTGCCCGGGTGATAAACATCGTCTCGGTGATGAAAGAACTCAAGAAAAATGGGCTCTGGATAGTGGGCGCAGACCAATCGGCTCCTAAAGCGGTTTTTGAGGAGAATTTGGGAAAGCTGGATTTGGCCCTGGTAATCGGAAGCGAGGGCAAGGGGTTGGGAAGGCTGGTGAGGGAGGAGTGCGATTTCCTTGTATCCATCCCTGGTGTGGGAGAGGTATCCTCCCTAAACGCCTCGGTCGCCGCCGGGATAATCATCTATGAGGTGATGAGGCAGAGGAGGTCAATTCAAAATATTAGCCAGGAATGA